A genomic region of Ovis aries strain OAR_USU_Benz2616 breed Rambouillet chromosome 20, ARS-UI_Ramb_v3.0, whole genome shotgun sequence contains the following coding sequences:
- the LOC101122142 gene encoding butyrophilin-like protein 1 has product MEDFSRCSGLSHLTILLLLLPLPTGGSTEMFRVIGPLHPIVAVLGGEAVLPCSLFPAVSAEDMELRWFRSKLLEAVFVYQNRQEQKEEQMALYAGRTSLVGDLLSQGYAAVRIQRVQASDNGLYTCVFRKGHFYEKAGLELKVAGVGSAPQVRITGPEEDGVRVVCTASGWFPKPQVQWRDVSGEKFLAFSEAHTQDAEGLFSVEAVLVVRDSSVGNVTCSILNPVLGQEKAMTIFIPEPFFPQASPWKVAFSVSLTVLVILLLGAGCYTKKEHSMKVQEMREKETLCQTREQDRQTKEEVLKDAAKLQEELERRKSTYLAAWRKAQLYADWRKEKFQAWPVTLDPGSAHSDLVISHEKTSVTLKTSPSVTSGDTCSVLGFEGITSGRCYWEVEIRDGDQSEWALGVCREGVNRKGWYVESPDKGFWVVGRVERGYCACTVPETLLSLMQAPHPRLRVGVFLNHQEGDVSFYNMTDGSHIFSFPQASFSGTLFPYFMIRSGDVSLTVCSKVGGSEGLPVALSNPSREESVSLPGAGFSSGSGADGPPGAESPLLPCNPEAVSP; this is encoded by the exons ATGGAGGATTTCTCCCGCTGCTCTGGGCTCAGCCACCTCAccatcctgctcctcctcctcccgctGCCCACTGGGGGGTCCACAG AGATGTTCCGGGTGATTGGCCCTTTGCACCCCATTGTGGCAGTGCTGGGAGGAGAAGCTGTACTGCCATGCTCCCTCTTTCCGGCTGTgagtgcagaggacatggagcTGAGGTGGTTCCGCTCCAAGCTTTTGGAAGCCGTGTTCGTCTATCAGAACCGACAGGAGCAGAAGGAGGAGCAGATGGCTCTTTATGCGGGGCGGACCTCGCTGGTGGGGGACCTCCTCAGCCAGGGATATGCTGCCGTGCGCATCCAGAGGGTCCAGGCTTCTGACAATGGGCTGTACACCTGCGTCTTCAGAAAAGGACACTTCTATGAAAAGGCTGGTTTGGAGCTGAAGGTGGCAG GTGTGGGCTCTGCCCCTCAGGTGCGCATCACAGGGCCTGAGGAAGATGGGGTCCGCGTGGTGTGCACGGCCTCGGGGTGGTTCCCGAAGCCCCAGGTGCAGTGGAGAGACGTCAGTGGAGAGAAGTTCCTCGCGTTCTCCGAGGCCCACACCCAGGATGCTGAAGGGCTGTTCAGCGTGGAGGCGGTGCTGGTGGTGCGAGACAGCTCTGTGGGGAACGTGACCTGCTCCATCCTCAACCCTGTCCTGGGCCAGGAGAAGGCCATGACCATTTTCATCCCAG AGCCCTTCTTCCCCCAGGCCTCTCCCTGGAAGGTGGCTTTCTCGGTGAGCCTGACTGTGCTGGTGATCTTGCTCCTTGGGGCTGGATGTTACACCAAGAAAGAACATTCCATGAaggtgcaggagatgcgagaaaAGGAGACTCTGTGCCAGACTAGAGAGCAGGACCGTCAGACAAAGGAGGAAGTGCTGAAGGATGCAG ctaAACTTCAGGAAGAACTAG AGAGGAGGAAATCCACTTACCTGGCTG CCTGGAGGAAGGCCCAGCTGTATGCAG ACTGGCGGAAGGAGAAGTTCCAGGCCT GGCCTGTCACTCTGGATCCAGGATCTGCCCATTCAGACCTTGTCATCTCTCATGAAAAGACAAGTGTGACCTTGAAGACCTCCCCAAGTGTGACCTCTGGAGATACCTGCAGTGTACTGGGCTTTGAGGGCATCACATCAGGGCGCTGTTACTGGGAGGTGGAGATCAGGGATGGAGACCAAAGCGAGTGGGCCCTGGGGGTCTGTAGGGAAGGTGTGAACAGGAAAGGCTGGTATGTAGAGTCCCCAGATAAGGGGTTCTGGGTTGTGGGGAGAGTTGAAAGAGGATATTGTGCCTGTACTGTACCTGAGACTCTGCTATCCCTCATGCAGGCTCCCCACCCCAGGCTTAGGGTGGGGGTGttcctgaaccaccaggaagggGACGTCTCCTTCTACAACATGACTGATGGCTCccacattttctccttccctcaggCTTCCTTCTCTGGGACCCTCTTTCCATACTTCATGATTAGGTCAGGAGACGTGTCCCTGACTGTCTGCTCCAAGGTGGGAGGGTCTGAGGGGCTCCCTGTTGCCCTTAGCAATCCTTCTCGGGAGGAGTCTGTGAGCCTTCCAGGGGCGGGGTTCAGCTCAGGCTCTGGTGCTGATGGTCCTCCAGGGGCCGAGTCTCCACTGCTCCCCTGCAACCCCGAGGCTGTGTCCCCATAG